The following are encoded together in the Deltaproteobacteria bacterium genome:
- a CDS encoding 4'-phosphopantetheinyl transferase superfamily protein, which translates to MNGFPKTLEEHFRHFLSCPDLILRMRSDWGAKQPNFREKLRHGIWQELAGGQQRQDSVRDRRNLLDLEELPSLEGHFISISHCQDFGGFVATTKGPVGFDIEIVKRVTTAAMERMATREEVQQAPSVASLWVAKEAAFKALRWGGSQPSTISQIETTGWRKHPSLYESFTIKNPERFASPSGDFSKGLGVVIAHEIYLFCIYLG; encoded by the coding sequence ATGAATGGATTTCCAAAAACTTTAGAAGAGCACTTTCGCCATTTTTTGAGTTGTCCAGACTTGATTTTGCGGATGCGATCTGATTGGGGTGCGAAACAACCCAACTTTCGCGAGAAATTGCGCCATGGAATATGGCAAGAGCTTGCAGGCGGTCAGCAAAGACAAGATTCAGTCCGAGACCGCCGCAATCTACTTGATTTAGAAGAATTGCCAAGCCTCGAAGGGCATTTTATTTCAATCTCTCATTGTCAAGATTTCGGTGGTTTTGTTGCGACGACAAAAGGACCTGTGGGTTTTGATATAGAGATTGTAAAAAGAGTGACCACAGCCGCAATGGAGCGAATGGCAACAAGGGAAGAAGTTCAACAGGCTCCATCCGTAGCCTCTTTGTGGGTCGCCAAAGAAGCCGCATTCAAGGCTTTGCGCTGGGGCGGCTCTCAACCAAGCACCATCTCCCAGATTGAAACGACAGGGTGGAGAAAACACCCATCCCTCTATGAATCGTTCACGATCAAAAATCCAGAAAGATTTGCCTCGCCTTCGGGCGATTTTTCCAAAGGCTTGGGTGTTGTCATCGCCCACGAAATCTATCTATTTTGTATTTATCTCGGATAA